The following DNA comes from Rhipicephalus microplus isolate Deutch F79 chromosome 6, USDA_Rmic, whole genome shotgun sequence.
GTTCAGAGGTTGCACTTTTGAGACCGCTATGACATATACAAAGCTCCGAAAGTGCCTGAACAGGCAAGGGGAAGCTTTCAAGTAGATAGCCCTGGGAGTGTCCATGTGACGGTGACCTTCACTAATAGCGCAACctatatttgattgatatggtATCAAACTATTTTGTTAATCAATAGATACATTATATGTAGCTACTTCATAtgtggcttccagtgacaacatTTCACATGAAACAGTCTTAGGCAATTGACGTTTCGGGTGGGTTCTCTGTGCTTTCTAATAGACTTCTCTGCATGTGACGAGAATCATACGCAGGGCCAGGTTTAGTTTTCAGAAGCGTGTTTATTGAGATGCGTGGGCCCGCAGCTGTGGCCATATAACTATTTTCATAGTAAGAGGGAGAGCACTCATTGATTGTTGTAGGTATGGCTACTTTTGAAAACAAAGAAACTACATTTTGCTTACACGTTCAAGCAAATGTTTCTTCGCTTTACGCATTACGTTATAATCAAGTTTGATAATTGTGCTACAGATGTACATATCAGCCTTGTTTCGTCTGTGAATAGAGCTCTCAATTTAGAGTATCATAGCGTTCACTGTCCTGCACAAGCTTGACTGTTGATGGCTTCAGAAAAATCAGGAGAAAAAAATAATCCTTACAGGCTTTCGCTCAAAAAATCTTTTCTAAATTCTTTTTTATACAAGGCAGAATTACGAATTGCCGATTCGTGTGTCAATGATGGCACCCGCTTTTATTTCTTCATGATTCGATTTATTTGCTGCTGACCCACGCATTAACTGAGTCAAGCAATTACTTGTAGTTTCAAAAGACAATTACTTGTAGTTCGAAatgggtactgacacaaaaaaaaaattttggcctCATGTTTTCTCACCGCATTAAGTTGCATGTTCTTTATAAAATGGCACTAAAGCGCGTGGCAGTAAAATAAAACTTCTGATTACCCACCAGgctcagtttcggtttgagacaTCACCAAAAAGTGACAGGCCGCCGCGTGCAGCTAGCATAAGCCAGAGAGTGCAAAGCTCGACCACGTTAGCATACGGATCTGCCCCGTCATGGTGATCTAATGATTATGGCGGTCGACTGCTCACCCCAAagtggcgggattgaatcccggcttcgacGGTAGCGTTTTCAATAGAGACAAGAGTGCTCGAGGCCCTTGTGCTTAGATATACGTGTACGTTAAAAAGGctaaggtggtcgaaatatccggaacCCTCCAAAATGGCCTCCCTCATAATGAGATCGTGGTTTAGGAACGCTAAACTAGAGATATTCTTATCACGGCATACAGAACTGTGGCGTGCTTCTGAACTGTCTAAATTAAGAAGTCCTGTCGTACAGGAACGGGACAGCAGTGTCGCCAGAAACTAAACATTCAACGCTTGCGTGGCTACTGACTCACAAGCAGCCGCCGAGGTGACGTCTACTGAAGCAAACTCGGcaaaagattatatatatatatatatatatatatatatatatatatatatatatatatatatatatatataaacttggACGTTTGCATCACTCGCGCACAAAATTTTCACATTTTATGCAGAACACACTCCAAGCTGTATTCGCAGCTGATATTTCAGTGACAATAAACGCATGTTCACTGGAATAATTCCCGCAAGCTATCAAAGCaagaaaattttgtgtcagtacaccTTAAAAATAACTCCTGCCAATTTTCGACCATGATCAAGATAATGAGCATCTTATGTTCTTTGGACACTTTGTCACGCGCCCAATAACTGAAATGCTAAAAAATTTCGATATTTTTTCAATTACCGCAAAACCGTGATACCAAAACTGAAACCCAACCAAGTGTgcttctacgtgtgacgtaaaTATTTGCCTGACGCTGCCGGAACCTGCCTGATTGCATATGATGCCCCCCAGATGGCACTGCTTGTCCACGCTGTCCGCGGTGATCGGTTAAAACGCTTACGCTGTTATAGTAAATATATGGCGAATCGTGTGTTGCTCTCAACGCAACCATCACTTGGCACCTATCGCCCACCGATTAACACGGAAAAGGAAATCGCATACTCAACCAAGGATGCACCGGCCGAACCCAGACAATCCATAGCAGACAaccagacgctgcagtggcacaccAGTTCGTTacttccgccaggcaaaacttaacctcacacacacaatgttgccattaattctggcaagcgaagtGAGCGCATCGAGGCAAGCTATAATATTCATTTGAAAAGAGTCTGCGAAACTCTCAAGCCTTCAGTTTGCCTCGAATGGCGCAAACGTGCAAATGAGCGTACCCAGTTAACCTAGTAGACATTCACTGACCACAATAAATCACTGAAGTCATCCTTTAAGATGAATCTCTGCTTTCATCCTTGCGTTCACAATTCGTAATACAGTGTTTATTATTGCGTACTTAACCAAGACTAAATGTGTAAGTTTTCGCATTGTTCGTGTAGGGAACAGAGTTCCTGGCCATGCTCGTTCTGACGTTATTGAATCGTGAAGGCTTTGCCTACGCAGCGTCGGTTGCACTCCTCAATGGTGTCATAGCCTCCGCTGAGGCAGATCCGAACCGGGCGGCAGCGTCTTACGCCAGAGTCGTATCTTGCCGTCACCTTCTTCAGTTCGTCGCGGCACTTGAACGTCGGCTGAGTAGTCTTGCAAGGGCTGGCTTGGCCGTCCTTGTTAACGTAGCCTGCGTCATTAAGAATGAATGAAGATTGAATCGTTACTTCGCGCTGGTACTGCAGCAGTGGTGTATACGGCATTTGCTTAGGTGTGCTTGCTTGCGACGCCAAATAAATTTCGTGATAAAGGGAGTGAGAGAAAAATGAAAGTGTAGGGGCAAATCACTATCTTGCTTTTCCTCTTCCCTTTGTTTCACTGAGAAGTATGTACTTAGCGCCACAATCAAGCATACGTAAGCAAGCTAAGTACAAAGTAGTTCAAAAACAGAAGCCCTTATCATGCCCCtacttccgtccgctactttctGCCTCCTTGTAACACAATGTGAAAGTTTCACAAAGAACATACATCCCAACAAGCTTAAAAAACTCTATATATCAACGCTAAATCTGCTATAAACGCAGTCATAATGAGAAGCAAATAGGCCAACTAGATACTTATATCAAAACAATTATAACTGTGAAATCTTCGGCATAGTTTATTATGGAGCTCGATTGATTAGAGCCTATGAGATACTATGAACGAAAAGTTGAAAAGGTTTGCGTTGGCTTCtgaaactgtgtgtgtgtgtgtgtgtgtgtgtgtgtgtgtgtgtgtgtgtgtgtgtgtgtgtgtgtgtgtgtgtgtgtgtgtgtgtgtgtgtgtgtgtgtgtacacgtaTTTATGAACACCAGGGACTGGAATTTCATCCGCGGAGATACGACGTGAACAGCGGGGCATCCTGAATGCCAGACACAGCTTATAGGGTGAGTTAACGCTTGTGGTGCTTCTTCAAAAGAACACAAACAATACAAAGCCAGATTAATCTCCTTGTATGCACgcttaactttttttctttgagttccTACGAACTAGGTCAACCATGAACTGCTGCAGATAACCGAGGTTGAATAGTTTCTAGCATCTCGTTGGTGTTTTACCATCTCATGTGAACAAAATTTTTCTATATCGTATCTTCATGGAAGCTATATATTCAGATATCTAGGAAATGGACAAGTGCAAGTGTTGTGACTTCAGAGCAAGTTTGGAGCGTATGTTAATGAGAATGCCAAGGGATTAGTGCCTATAACTGGTATCTGGCCTCAAGTGACTACCTTCGCTCACGCTGGGAAGCCGCACTCCTATCCAGACAGCCTCTCTAATTACTGTGTGCAAAGGCACACATAAAAATAAAGATTGCTGAGAAGACTGAGCTCAAAACCTATAAACGCAAAGTTAGGGCGAGTGTAACTGCCTAAAATATAGATATTTTGGTATTAAAAATGGTCCAAGCATACGTTATGAAGTCGAAGATTAGGAAGTACTAATGATATTTATGCGTATGGCGATTTCGAGCAAGAACGTTTGACTAGGCACCAGTGCTCTGAAGCGCTATGAAGACGTTAGACCACTGCAGCATAGCGAAGTGGGTGCTTCAAAAAATTTTAAACATAAATTCAACATCTTAACGATACCGTTTTCTTACATTTGTGTAAGGCAAAATCGTTATATCGACTAAATTCTAGTTTGTTCGACAGAAAATCGTCGTACACATAAATGTGCGAAAGATACAGTCTTGAAAAAATTGATGTTGGTGGAAGTGGTTCGAAGTTCAGTTATTGAAGGATCTTAAAGGCTCTAGCTTTTTACTCAGACGTCACCCTAAGGCTTGTTTTGATGCCGTCTAAAAGGCAAAGAAACCGTGTTTTGGCATGTTCGTCTTACTGGTAATCATCTTTCTTTATAATAGGTTCAGGGTTCTGGATCGGATAATACAATAGCGTAGGGTATTGAAATATTACAGCTCAGGCCACATCACTACACAAGATTACGAGGTCATAAAAGTCATGTTAGCATTGTACACTTCTGAATAACTATAGAGAGGCgaatcgaaaaagaaaaacacattcTATGCATTTTTATGTGTCCCTAAATAGCGATTTCACAAACACAAGCAACAACGTGGTGATTCGAGgaccaaacacacacaaaaaacacacaaagcGCGTCTACTTGTGCTTACGAAATGTTTGATACGGTGGTTTAATTCTTGTAGTCGATGAAAGGGCATGATTACCTTCTGCATTTTCATAAAATTAATGGTGATGAGATAATACGTTTTGTGGTGAGCACGAAGAAGAGATTCGGGTAGCAAAAAATGAGATTGTTAGAGGAATTAACACTGACAGCGTACGCTTCTCGATCTCGTCTCTCGTAAACGCTACAAAGTGAACAGAGCCGCTCCACGAAGCGAAGCAGTTTTTGTGCTCTTTTTCGTGTCAacacaaaaaaagtgaaaatacCGCACGTTAATAAGTGGTCAGTAGGTCCGCAAAAAAAGTGTACACCTTGCTCACACTCAGTCAAGAAACATGTCCTTTCCGCTAAGTGCTCATTTGGGACTCCGACTCAACGAAGTTTTATGGCGCCGGACTATCAAGGAGTCATACTCACTGAACGGTTTCTCAACCTAGGTCGCTCTGACATACTAGAATATTACACCTCCATTCTCACTCTTCTTCAGGCTCACTCTCCGATTGGAGTATCTTCGTGTGAATGGATGAGTTTCCTTTCGTATGGCAGCCGCCTACTGAGGGCTGCCTATATATAGCGCGCACACCACCTATCGCTACAACGCCTCTACGACTACAGACGCCTACTGATGTCTGCCGAGAAAGCACGTGCACTATattccgtttcatacatcaggtgcaacactTTGGAGGCTATGCAAGAAGTTTGGTCAGCAAGGTGTGTGACTACGCGCGTCCGGTGATTGGCTCTTATCGTTGTAAACGCTCGTGCGAGGCAAGCACGAACGCGCTTGCACAACGGCGCAAAAGGCGACTAATAAAACATCTAAAAGGTGAAAACAAAGAGGCGCTAAAGGTGCATTCGCACGAAAGAACCGAGGAATTTTCGCAGCGGACAGTGCATCACATGACTTGCCCGTCGTAAAAACATGCCATCTTCGCTTCATCCAATCTTCTGCACTCGCGGAATGGATGGAAATGTGTCACCGCTATTTCGTTCGCTCCTTTTGACGGTCGTCTTCTGTCGACCGAGAGGATTCAGCGTCAAATCTGTCAACATTGGTCGGATTGGCGTGGCTCTAAAGTAAGCTGCTGGCTTAAAATCAGCATGTTTAGTTTTGCAGCAACGAGCGAATGTGTTTCGTGTGATAGTGGAAGTGGCGAGTGGTTTTTGGTGGTGTATTAGTGGTTTTCAGTCACAGCGCATGGCCTGCATGAACACAGAAGCTCGCAGCATAAGCATAGGAATCGAGAGTAGGCACGAGGATTCCGGAAGCGTAACTCCAGCTGTGTGCATGCGACGTCTGAGATGCTGCGCAGGACTAAACTAGTCACGTGACTATTTGGTCCGCGGAGCAGCGGGACTTAGCTCTCGCGTGTGAATGTAACATAAGTGATCCAGAACAACTTATAAAAGGCCGTATTTATTATTACAACGAAAGAAGAATTAAAAGCATTCCTCAGATGGAAAAAATCATCGAAGTATTTCTTAGTGCGAACGCATTCATTGCAAGAAGTATCGCTAGCCGACACAGCGTTggacctgatgtatgaaacggagcaTAACTATCGCGACCACGCTGTTACGACTGCAGTAAAGTTACTGCTCCAGCGACGCCCGAAAGGCGCCCCTTCACACACCTTCCCTCGACTGAGGACTGGCGTGGCATCTCCTCTCTGCTTGAGTAGCAATAATTGGTAGGCGATGCACGTGGCATGATCTCAGCACATGTTGCCATCGTGTAAAAGAGATGGTAAGCTCGTTTAAATGTACGCTTCAGCCGCGTTCGTATCTAATGCTGGCATGCTTTTACTATCTCGTAGAAAACAATGCATGGAGTTATGTTACTGATTTCAACTTTTCACGCTACATAACCGCAATGGTACCAATCCGCTGAAATTGTCCACGTAATATCCTTTGAAAAGTTTCATTTGAAAAAAGAGATCAATCAATGAATACTCGTGGTTTACAGGATGATACATACATATCTACGACGACGCAAGCGTTATGTGCGTTGAGAAAATAAGAGCAACTGAACAAGTACTCAGCACACTAAATATCATCTTGACTCTCTTTCGAAAACAGGATTAACTTTTTTTCAATACAACCAATTTTAAAATATGTATTTTATTTTATGATAAATCGTTCCAAAGCGCTGCTCCTTAAATTCCGGCCCAGCGTTGTTCGTAGTTCCCACCGAGTGAGCAAAGTAATATCTGATAAAAAAAATGTCAGCGAATGCAACGGCGTAAAGTAATTTTTGGTAGTATTGTATTCCGTGAACCTTCAATACATTACAAGCGTATTACAAGCACTTTCGCAACCATCGCGGCATTTATATGTTGATCTTCATATATTGACTACTAACTAGTTTTCGAAATATTTTAGCCAAAGAGACAATTACGTTTTCTATTTTAGAGGACCATGTTACACAAGCAGGGGCTGTTTCGAACCAAGCGTTTTGATTGTGCCAAAGTATTCTTAAAATTGTACACAGATCTCCGACACTTTTCATGGTATTCGAACTTATTCAGTGAAGCAAACTGCCACATATTAGTATCATTTCTTTGAAATCGAAACCGGCGAAACGATTTATTTCGTGTGAATGAGAAAGAGATAGCAGCAGTTTCACTGACGACTACGTTGTTGGTCAGCCTAAATTTTCGTGGCAGTCTTTCATTCTCCGTTGGAGCACTTAATAGAGCATAATATTTTTCAGTGTAAAAAGAACTGTCGCatcgtaaataataataatagttgtcACGCTAACGTCACCGTCGTTGCCATTTAGTTACGAACTCTGCGACAGGGCCCAGTCTTACGtattatatatttttatattAATTCCGTTACGCTCTACATCTCCCTGCAAAGCAAGCAATTCAAGCCGGTTCTCGCCTGCTCTCGCTGTTTTATCTCTGAAGTTTCAAACTCCTGAAAAACCATATCTTCCAAACACAACTAATAATTTTGCATGGGCTCCATGGTTATTTTTATTGCTAACAAAGTTTCCAGCTCTGTTTCATAAGCCCTAATGCACCCAAAAATAACGAGCAACTCCACACTACATTAACAGACGCACGGGTAATCAGTATggatatatttttttattctctgTCGTTCCTGTTGGAAGTGGTTTAACTTGTGTTCTGACTACCAGTTATGCTCCTTCGCTAAACTAATGCAATGAGCTCTTACTGTTAGTTTTATTACTTGGCATTTTGCTTATCTCTGCAATCCAATTGTAAAGCATCGTCATTTGGTGGGTCTATCTTTAATTTCAGTTAGATAGTTTTCCTATTGTTGCTTGCTACCGCGGAGGATTTGAAGCAGGTATCAATAATATATGTGGCTTTGAGTTTCGAGTTAAATTTGTGTACACGCTTTGAAATTAGTTACACTAACGTTCACCATCGGAGAAGTATATGCAGGAGCTGCACTCCATACTCACACGGTGCTATACCACTCACTTCAGAAACAATAAAATATAATAATTGGCAGCTAACTTGGCTGTCAAAATGCCTTGATACGGTAAATGATTTCAACTGGTATTATGATTAGTGCACAATCCAGGCGCCAGTATGAGCTATCAGTTAGAATGTTGCACGTATAACAAGCAAGTGGCAAGCAAGCGGAACAAGCAAGTGGCATTTCTCGTTGTGAGAGCGAAAACATATTGAAGGGAACAACAAGTAAAGCACCTTGCGCTCCCTTAACGAGTGCAAAGATGACTTTGGTGAATAAATCCAGAATCATCGTATTTGATAGTTTTTTTtgtcgtcttttctttttctcttttttgttttgtttttctacaGGTTTTCTTAATATACATATTTTCGTTTTAATTTGTTACTGTTGGTTtccctgcttttctttcttttcttcctttttctacaATATCCCTTTGTTGCAACACCATATTTTTACATTTGTTAATTATACAACTTGGATCAGTTATATCTATTTTAAATATCTGCTTTCTTTTGTATTTATTTTACTTATCAGAAACTAAGAAACTCAAATGCTTTTGTATGTCTTTCGGAATCATTTGTTCTTGTGATTCGTTATTCAAGATTATGCATCGTTATTTCTCTATCCATCTTGACACTTCCcgataaatgtgaagaaaagtgcgGGAAGTTATATCCCACGGCAATCGTGTACAGCACAAAatagcatagcatagcatagcatagcatagcaaGGAGTGGAAAAGGAAACTAAGGGGAGGAAGTGTGCTGAAGAGGTGACAGGGTAGCACTTCATGAAATGTGGGTGTCTCCTTCCTCTCAATGAACGTCGAGCCGGCTGTATGTTTGGTACATCAGCGCGTTTGCGCTTGAACGCCAGCGTTGCTGAAAGGCAGGCATGTCACTACCCTGCACTTCTTACAACATTCACGTTGATTGCACGTGCACCTATTTGTTTATATTTCACGTTTACCCTTCAAAATCTGTGTTAACAAGCGCTAACTATATTCATATGTTACTTTATTGAATAGGACAGAAAATTTCTGTTAGATGCTACGTAGAAAGATTTAGGGGAAATGCTCTTTATTGTGTGGTTCTGTGCATCCTAcaatggtgtatgtagccactggtggcacatacccgaaacagcagtccttggaatgtccgatggatggctgtacttgtatatgatgaatatatgatgaaaaatttgatattacagtacTTGGAGTGTCCAATAGATAGaaagatgaacggatggacaaacagataggcggacggactgatggacgcacgggcagaatgaggggcggacgcatgaacggacggatggacggacggacgaatggacggacggacggacggacaaacagacagacagacagacaggtggccGATTgaagagacgcatggacggacggacagacgcaagaacggacgtatggatggacgcatagagggacgcacggaaggacggatgcaGCGACGGTCACACGGATGAACGAACAcacgggcggatgcatggacggacggaagcaagtacGAATGGGTGGACAAAAGCCCGGAcgaactgacgaacgcttcgccccaccaatcataattaactccgtggatatgctgcgattttttttcaacGGAAGAGAAACACGTTAATAGGAAACCATAGTGTCATAACTCACCAAGACAAGTTACTTTACACTGTTCGACTGTCCGGAAACTGGTTGACGGGCCATGGTACCGGCACTGCCCTCTCTCGTGCTCTTGTTTGCAGGCAGTCCCGTCAAAATAAGCTGGGTACCGCAGGTCCTCAGCCATGCATCGCCTCACATCCACAGAGTCCCAGCTTGTGTCAGAACATGACGAGTACTTTTCCTTAAGAGCTGTGGAGTGAGTGTATTCTGCAGTTACGTTAGCTACGTGTCAGCTAGTGGAGAAACACTGGTCATGTGGCTGCTATGAAAATATCACCGAACTATACGTAAGCACACTTAGTATTACAAAGAGTGTTTTGCCACGTGTTTAGAACAAACCGTTCAGAAAGCAGGACGGTTGGCTACCAAAAGAAACTGATAGTGTTAGGCTCATAGGCTGGCAGGGGTAGCATAGCTCATGGTTCAAACAATGGTGCCGCTATAATGTACCAAAAGGTGATGAGACAACTTTTTTTAACACCCTGTTCGTCAAAGTATTCAATCAACGTACGCTCTCACTCAGGCTTCAATGTTGCTACTTTTTTTATGCACCTTTTTTACCTTGTTCACACAACCCGTTATAATTCGTGCAGCCATGCGAGAACGGCATGAAACGTTTAGATAATCTTTGTAGCTTACAAATGGTGTTTACGCTCGTATTATCAGCGCATCCAAATTTGGCGAGAAAAAAATTGTACTTGGAGCATACAAAATCTATTTTTTGCTGCGCACACATGCAACTTTGTTTTTTACTGTTTATAGACCTAATATTTGCTATATATAATTTACATATCGCACCTTAGTTAATCTTCACGAAATGCGGACAAAAACACATTTTGCAATTTTGCAACGTGGTGATTCAATACGAAAATGTTTGATATCCGAACACAGCAGAAGTCTATGCTATTGGTGAAACTGCTGGGCACACAAATTCTTCACCTGTAAATACGTTTTGCAGCATTTGGTAGCGTTGGCCGTAAGTCTTATGCAGAATTAATTATATATACAATAAGCGTCATAAATTTTGTGATGTAATTCTAAAAAGTGTAGGAATGTTGAAGCAACTTGACAGCCAAAGACCACCGAGAAACTTCACAGTATATATGGCGTCACGCACCACATAAACAATATTGTAGTTAGAGCACATGTTTTACAATGTTTATGGATAATATCAACTCAATTATTATGCCATCTGCTTTGTAAGGCTTTTGCTTTCGTTTTATCATCAGGGCTTTACAAGACTGAATAGCATGCACGTAAACAATCtaagcattattttttttcgcaatTCCGTCGCCCTTCGTTCGCCATTCGAAGACGTTTGTAGCATTCACTAAGAACGTTCACCTTGAACATGCCCACTGAAGTTATAAAGTTCCAGTATGCTTGTTTCTTAAGTATATTGATCTCATAATTATCAATAGAGATTTCCAATGTCAACACAGGAACCTAATAATGTCTACTAGAAGCAAACTAGCTGAACGTGGCAAGAGCGTGAACAAAGTTAAGGTATTTTtaaaattcacacacacacacacacacccatatattacggtagccggaagaaactctgatcatctatttcatctaccatatatatatatatatatatatatatatatatatatatatatatatatatatatatatatatatatatatataattgcgtTAGGGAATACAATGACGAGACACTAggcataaaaataaaaatgggttATACTAACCTACAACTGTCTTCGTTGTTGCACCTGTAGGTACACCTTTCATTCAATAATGGCGCAGGCTTGAAAAACGCTTTAAGAGTGCACAAGCATAATGTAGAACGAATtttcaaattgattgatatgtggggtttaacgtcccaaaaccaccatatgattatgagagacgccgtagtggagggctccggaaatttagaccacctggggttctttaacgtgcacccaaatctgagcacacgggcctaggacatttccacctccatgggaaaagctgccgccgcagccgggatttgaacccgcgccctgcgggtcagcaaccgaataccttagtcactagaccaccgcggcggggcacgaatTTTCAAATTGATCCACGTAAAAGAATTCTAAAATTTATGAAGTAGGTGACACCTTTCCTCAGTTTTTTTGGCAGCACTAAAATGTATAGGATTTCTTGCACCAAGTaggcgaagaaagaaaagaaagagcgtTGCCTTCCAAGTGGGGCGATTTACTTGCAAGCCTTTCTTTACTTTCAAGTCCAAGTATGACACCAAATTGCTTATCTTCACCTTGCTGAACCTGAGCAGTCAAAAAATGCAGATGCACTGTGGCCATGGCTAAAAAATGCACTGTGGCCATGGCTAAATATAGAGTGTTTatatgtgtcttttttttcacttggaaGATAATAAATGTACGATTCTTGACTTCCTACTAACCGCACATACAATTTGCTACCGTGGCGCCATCCCACAGCCGCACAAGCTCGAAGTCACTTGTATACTGTGCAATATGCACAGTTAATTTCGAGACATAACATCGTTAATGCAATTGACTACGTCATTCTTACCTGTACGGCCGTGTAGGGCACTGCTATTTCCGCATATTAAAGAGCACTCGTTCACGTCACGGAACAATCCAGCCGCTGTCCCCCGCACGCAGTACGCATCGGACGACACCCGTGTACACCTCTGCTGCGCCGCGTTCCAACCGAAGACGTAGTTCAGGGCAGGACCACTGTCATTGCCTGTCTCGATGCATATTCCGGGCACCACTGGTTTGCATTCGGGAACGTTATCAGGGGCTGCAAGGGAGAGCCGCAGGCGTATCAGTTATAACCGGACTGATCAACTTCAGAGTCTTATCTGGGTTGGGTTTTGGTAAATATTTGCAGCGAATGATGAATCCACGAAGACAAGCCCCATCACGTGTTTTAAAACGGTTGTTTTAAGTTGATATTCTCTTTTTGGCGGAAAGGTGTCGTCCTAGGCAGCTCCAACATTGAGGTGAAATATCTGTGATTTTGGTTAACCCATGTATACCCAGTGTTCTACACGTAGGACAGTGCTAATTCTCAGTATAACTCGAATGTTTTCTCTGTAAACAAGGTAGCGCCCCCTAAGGTGTGTTTATGGTGCCCTGATCTCGTCACATGCAAGTCTAGGTGGTGGGTGAGCTACAAATAGCCATGTGCTTGCACTCACAAAATGGCTGTTGCACGGGCATGTTGCTGAGCTCcatggcgcgaaaaaaaaagttgcagtgaTATTGTCTCCATGCTGCTGATATTTTTGTCGATTATTCGTCACTGATCGGGTGTGCAGTAACTTTCGTATGACAGTGATAGCCACTGATGTTTTTTGTTCACGGTGTGTCAAACATTCGTGTCCTACATACAAGACGGCTCCAAAATTATTGTTTGAAAAAGTTTATTTATATAAAAACCTTAATCTGTATTTTATGTCGTAGAAGCAATCGATTTGGAAAAATAAACTAGTTTTGTTAATTTTCCTACGTTAGGGCATATGTGGGTCAATCACACGGTTTGAAGAGAACACGCTTGCACACCTTCATACACGACCATCGACGACATTGTATGTATTTTAAGAGACGTTCAGCGCTTAAAGACACCTATGTCCCTCTTGAACTTCTATCTGGAATATTGCCACTGCGAAATGTGAAAGCAAAGTGAGGCAGAACAACGCACATATTGGTAAATTATGTATTGTGAATCCACCCTCAAGTGTGATAACTTATATACTGTACGGTTGACGAATTCTAGTTTGTAGTTATGCCTATTAATCACTCGACAGATAGCTTTAGTAATTTCACTGTCTGAGTAAGAGCTGTGTAATCGCAAAAGGGTTGCCCCTTATGC
Coding sequences within:
- the LOC142765478 gene encoding uncharacterized protein LOC142765478, giving the protein MAEDLRYPAYFDGTACKQEHERGQCRYHGPSTSFRTVEQCKVTCLGYVNKDGQASPCKTTQPTFKCRDELKKVTARYDSGVRRCRPVRICLSGGYDTIEECNRRCVGKAFTIQ